The following nucleotide sequence is from Planctomycetota bacterium.
CGGCGGCGTCGTCGATCGCGGGCACGCGCGGCTGCCGTCCGAGCCGTTCTTCGTGAGCCTGGATCTCGACGTGCTCGATGCATCCGCGGCGCCCGGCGTGAGCGCGGCCAACGCCGCGGGCTTGCAGCCATCCGCGCTCGTTCCCTGGCTGCGCGAAGCGGCTGGCAACGCCAACATCCGGTGCTTCGACGTCATGGAGCTGTGCCCGGCCCACGACGACGCCGACCGGACCGCCCGCGTCGCCGCACGGTTGCTCCTGGCCTTCCTCCAGGGGCGCAGCGAGCGCCGCACGAAGGGTCTTGCCTGATGGCGCCGGCGACCACCACCATCGCCAACGCCCGCATCCTCACGCTCGACCCGAGCCTCGGCGATGGGCCGCTGGGCATCGTCGGCCGCGGCTGGGTCCGCTTCGACGACGACCGCGTGGCGGAGGTCCGCCCGGGCGATCCGTCGTCGCCGGCCGACCTCGACGCCGGCGGCCGGGTGCTCATGCCCGCCTTCGTCGACTGCCACACGCACGCCTGCTGGGCGGGCGACCGCGTCGACGAGTGGTGCCTGCGGTGCGCGGGCGCGGACTACCTCGAACTGCTCGAGGCCGGTGGCGGCATCATGAGCACCGTCCGCGCGGTGCGCGCCGCGTCGCAGCAGCAGCTCGCCGACGATCTCCTGGAACGGCTGGGCACGATGCTGCGACTGGGCACCGCCGCCGTCGAGGTCAAGTCGGGCTACGGGCTGGCCACCGCCGACGAGTTGAAGATGCTCCACGCCATCACGGACGCCGGCGAACGCTGGCCGGGCCGCGTCGTCCCCACTGCCTGCATCGGCCACGCCCTCGACCCCGACGCGCCCCGCGAGCGGTTCATCCGCACGACCATCGACGAGACGCTGCCCGCCGTCATCGCGGAGTTCCCGGGCGTCGCCGTCGACGCGTACTGCGAGCGGGGCGCATGGACGATCGAGGAGTGCATCGAACTCTTCGAGGCCGCGCACGCCGCGGGCCACCCGTGCCGCGTGCACGCCGACCAGTTCCACGCGCAGGGCATGACCCAGGCCGCCATCGAGCGCGGCTTCCTGAGCGTGGACCACCTGGAGGCCACCAGCGCCAGCGGGCTGCGGACGCTCGCGAAGAGCAACACCTTCGGCGTGATGCTGCCCTGCAGCGGCTTCCACGTCGACCGCCGCTACGCGGACGCGCGGACCTTCCTGGACGCCGACGGCCGGCTCGCCATCGCCACCAACTACAACCCCGGCAGCGCACCCTGCCCCGGCATGCCCACGGCCATCGCCCTCGCCTGCCGCTTCAATGGCACTCCGCCCATGACGCCCGAGGAGGCGATCATCGCCGCGACGCGGACGCCCGCGGCGCTGCTCGGCTTCGATGATGCCGGAAGGCTGGTGCCGGGCGCCCGGGCGGATGCGGTGCTGCTCCGGTACACGAGCGAACGCGAGCTAGCGCACACGTTTGGCGGCGATGCCGTCGAGCGGGTGTGGGTAGCCGGAACGCCGATCTAGCGTGCGTGCGGATCGATGAGGTGGTCGTGCAATGCCCGTTCCACCTCGCGGACGTTGGGCACGCTCATGAAGCCGACCTCCTGCACGGAGCGGCGGGCGTCGCCGTCGCCGTCCCGCCAGCGCTTCTCGCGGCGCTCGAAGACCAGGTCGCCCGAGCCGTCGGACCGCTGGCGGCGCTCGAGCACGGCGAGGTCCTTGGCCCAGTGGCTCGACACCTGCGTGCCCCCGAACACCGCGCCCTGCCAGATGATCGCGCGGCGATCTGTAATGGCGTACAGCGACTTCTTGAGCCTCCGGCGATACCAGATCGGCGTGGACATCATGCCGAGCCCGACCAGCACGAACGGCAGGCCGAACAGCGGAAACACCGTCCCCATGACGCCGCCGCTGGGGCCGGGACCGCCCTGGCCGGGGCCGCCCATCCCGCCGATGAGCCCCGCCGCCCCGGCGATCCAGAATACCGCGAAGCCGGTGAAGGGAATGGAGAACAGCACGGCCGACACGGTCGCCTTGTTGAAGGCCCGCGGCACGGGTCGGTCGGCCCACAGCACCCGCTCGTCGTCGCGCAGCTCGGGGGCGATGCGGGGATCCTGCGTGGGATCGGTGATCGGGAACACCATGGCGAACGCTAGAACATCTTGGAGCGCTCCGTAGCGGCCTGCCGGCCGCACACCCGCTTCTTTGCGGCCTCGCCGGAGTGAATCCGGCGGGCCTACCCCGGCGCACACGCTACGCCCGGATCGAGTCTGCTCTGCGCCGCGTTAGGATTCGCCATGCCGGCCGCCACAGAGCCATGCCCCTCACCCACGACCGGAGCGGCCCGCGCCTCCGCCATCGGCAGGCCGCTGGTCATCGGCGGAGTGCGGCTGTCGACCAACCTGCTGCTCGCACCCATCGCCAACTACTGCGACCTGGCCTTCCGCCTGATCTGCCGCGAGCAGGGCGGCGTGGGCCTGGCGTGCACGGACCTGCTCAGCCCCCAGGGCCTGCTGCGGGGGACGGCCACCTCGCTCGACCTGGCCCGCACCAACGCCGAGGACTCGCCGGTGGGCATGCAGCTCTACGGCGCGGATCCGGCGATCATGGCCCAGGGCGCCCGATGGGCGGCCGATCACGGCGCAACCATCGTCGACATCAACATGGGCTGCCCGGTCGACAAGGTGTGCAAGAAGGACGGCGGCAGCAAGCTGATGTGCGACCCAGAACGAGCGATCCGCATCGCCGAGGCCGTTCGCACCGCCCTGCCCGACGGCGTGCCCCTGACCGCCAAGATGCGGCTGGGCTGGAGCGAGGCCGACTGCCGCAACGGGGTTGCCGGGGACCTCGCGGTGCGGCTCGTCGGCGTGGGCGTGTCAGCCATCACCGTGCACGGTCGGACCACCGAGATGAAGTTCTCGGGCGCCTGCCGCCGCGACGAGATCCGCCGCGTCGTCGAGGCCGTGAAGTCCGCGTCCCCCGACGTACCGGTCATCGGCAACGGCGACGTCCGCGAGCCCCGCCACGCCATCGCCATGCTCGAGGACACGGGCTGCGATGGCGTCATGATCGGCCGCGGGGCGCTGAGCACGCCCTGGATCTTCCGCGATGCCTGGACCCTCCAGACCATGGGCCGCGTGCCGCCCGAGCCCAGCGACGCCGAGAAGCTGGCGATCGTGGAACGATTCTTCGATCTCATGGTGCGATACCGAGGCGAGCACTTCGCGATGACCCAGATCCGCCGCCGCATCAGCTGGTTCGGCAAGCGGATCAACGGCGGTCGCTGCAAGGACTTGAAGGAGTCGGTGCGGCTGGCAGGGACAATATCGGACGTTCGGCGGGCCCTCCGGCGTGGTTCTGGGGCCCCTCGTGCACATCGTGGGGTTCCCGCGCTACAGAAGGCCTTCTCCTAGCGCCCGGTTTTCGGTACACTGGGCCGAGAAATACGCCGGAACGCGACGCCGGCTGTTCCCTTGGGGGGGACGGCCGCCTCCCTCCCCGAATCACGCATCCGCGAAGCCGGCATGGAGAGTTGTGATGACGAACATCAATCGCTGTGGAATGCTCGCCTCGATTGTCGGCCTCGCCGCCGGCGCCAGCCTCGCCCAGACCGACAACGAGGCCTGGCTGCTGCCGGACAACCAGCCCCGCACCAGCGGCGGCTTCTCGGCCATCGGCGATTCGGTCGGCTGCCCGATCGACGTGGACACCATCACCGGCGACCGCACCTGCCTCGGCGTCGAGTTCGCGTGGGGCTTCTACTGGATCAGCGGCCGCAACATCGACGGCGGCGACGTCCAGATGATCTACCAGCTCGATGAGGACTTCAACCTCGTCGACATGTACCTCCAGGAGACCGCTTCGCCGCTGTGGGGCGGCCGGGACGGCGAGGCCATCGAGTCCGAGAACGCCCTGTTCTTCGGCTCCGAGGGCGGCGAACTCGTCGAGTACCGCTACGACCCCTCGACCGAGCGCCTGGACCTGACGCAGACGACGGTCATCGAAACCGACGCGGCGGGCACCGTCCGCGCGCTGGCGTGGGACCCCGATCGCGAGGTCTTCTACACCAAGAGCTTCGGCGGCGAGATCGAGGTCTTCGATCGCGACGGCGTCTTCGTCGACCTGTTCCTGGACCCGGGCTTCAGCACTTATGGCGCCGGCTACGACCCGGTCAACGGCACGGTGTGGTTTAACGACTACATCGACCTGACCGTGGACCCGCTGGTCAGCATCCCCAACGTGCGGGCCCAGGAATGGGACCCCGACACCGGTGCGCTCACGGGCCGGATCTTTGAGGCCATCTCGAGTTCGCCCGATGGCACCGTTGGCTTCATCCCGGGCGGCATGGACGTGATCAGCGACGGCACTACCGTCACCGCGATCTTCATGAACCAGGCCGATCCGAACGACTTCGTGCAGGCGTTCGCCATCGAGGGCGATGGCGTCCCCTGTGACGCCGACTGCCGCGCCGACATCGACGGCGATGGCTCGCTGACCATCTTCGACTTCCTCGGCTTCCAGAACCTCTTTGACGCGGGCGATCTGGGTGCCGACTTCGACGGCGACGGCGTCCTGACCATCTTCGACTTCCTCGAGTTCCAGAACGAGTTCGACGCCGGCTGCCCGTAAGCGCCGCAGGAACCAGCATCTCGACGGTGACGGGGTGTTCGCCTCGCACCGATGAACGCACGGCGGGCCCTTGGGGCCCGCTTTTTTTGTGCGCCGTGGCCGGGCTACGCTCGGCTTCTTTCGATCCGTACGGCCCCCAAGCAGGAGCTCGCGTATGTCCGGCGGCGACGTATTCGTAGATCAGGCGCTCCCCCGGCTCGAAGAAGCCGCCTCGCACTCCAGGGCCCACCCCGAGACGGTGGCGCGGCTCCGCCAGGCCGAGCTGTTCACCGAGGTGGCCATCCCCGTCCGCAAGGACGACGGCTCGCTCGAGGTCTTCACGGGCTATCGCTGCCGCTACAACACCGTCCGCGGGCCCGCCAAGGGCGGCATCCGCTTCCACCCCGACGTCGACGCCGGCGAGGTGCGGGCGCTGGCGTTCTGGATGACCTTCAAGTGCGCCACGGTGGGCATCCCGCTGGGCGGCGGCAAGGGCGGCGTCATCGTCGATCCCAAGAAGCTCAGCCAGGCCGAGCTCGAGCGGCTCAGCCGCGGCTTCGTGCGGGGGCTTGCCGACGTCATCGGCCCGGACATCGACGTGCCCGCGCCCGACGTGTACACCAACCCCACCACCATGGCGTGGATGATGGACGAGTACAACACCATCAAGCGGGGCCACTTCCCCGGCGTGATCACGGGCAAGCCGGTGCCGCGGGGCGGCTCGGTCGGCCGCGGCGACGCCACGGCCCGCGGGGGGTACTACATCCTCAAGGACCTCGAGGAGAAGCGCGGCTGGACGCCCGAGGACGTGACCGTCGCGATCCAGGGCTTCGGCAACGCGGGGCAGCACTTCGCCACGCTCGCGGGCAACGACGGCTACCGGATCGTCGCGGTCAGCGATTCGAGGGGCGGCATCCACGCCAAGGACGGCCTGGACGTCCAGAGCACCATCCAGACCAAGCTCGATTCGGGCCGGCTGCCCGACGCGGGCGAGTCGATCTCCAACGAGGACCTGCTCGAGCTGGACGTCGACGTGCTGGTGCCGGCGGCCCTGGAGAACGTCATCACCAAGGACAACGCCGGCCGCGTGCGCGCCGGGACGCTCATCGAGCTGGCCAACGGCCCGCTGACCGGCGACGCCGACAAGATCTTGCACAAGGCCGGCAGCCTCGTGGTGCCCGACATCCTCGCCAATGCCGGCGGCGTGACCGTGAGCTACTTCGAGTGGACGCAGAACCAGAGCGGCTACTACTGGACCGAGGACACGGTGCACGAGCGGCTCCGCGAGATCATGGTCCGCGAGTTCAACGCCGTGTACGACCTGGCCGAGGACAAGGACCTGCCGATGCGGACCGCCTGCTACGTGCACGCCCTGGACCGCCTGGCCGAGGCGATGGAGGCCACGGGGACCGAGAAGCTGTTCGGGACGTAGTTTCCCGGGCGGGCGTTCTGCGTTTGCTTGGTTTTCCCTCGGATCTGCGGTTCCGATCGTGACGGATAGCGGGGTTCGACGTCTCTAGGGATGTGGCGTCTTTGGCTGCCATCCGGCCCGGGATTGTGGTATCGTTTATGGGTGTCCGAGCCCAGCGAAGCCGCCCGAGCGGACCGGAGACGTCCAGGCCGGATCGCCGTGGATGGCCGAGCGAGAGACGACCGATCCTGAGCGGTGCCGACAGTCCCGCGAGAGACCCAAGCCCAAGGGGATACCGACATGGCCCATGCCCGACCACGCGTTGCCCTCCTAACCGCCCTGCCCGTGTTGCTCGTCGGACTGGCCGGCGCGACGGCGTCCGCGCAGTCGTCGGCCCAGCAGCGTGAGGTGCAGGACGGCGTGGCCGAGCCCGCGCCGAAGTTCGAGATCGAGTCGCAGGTGCTGGATTTCGGCCGCATCCTCGATACCGAAGAGGTCACGCGAGCCATCGTGTTCCGCAACGCGGGCGACGCGCCGCTCGAGATCGTGAACGTCCGGACGACCTGCGGCTGCACCGCGGCGGAGCCGCCAGACGGCCCGCTCGCCCCCGGCGAGAGCTTCGAGCTAGAGATCGGCTTCAACCCCATCGGCAAGCGGCCCGGCCAGCAGGAGCAATCGGTGACGCTCCGCACCAACGACCGCGAGAACTCGGTGGTCGTCGTGAAGGTGCGCGCGAACATCCAGGCACTCGTGGCGGTCGAGCCCGCGTCGGTGAACATGGGCAGCGTCGCCAAGAAGGCGCGCAAGGACGCGATGATCTCGATCACGGGCATGACCTCGGACTTCGAGGCCCACACGATCACGATCGTGGGCGAGGGTTCGAAGTACTTCGAGACCGAGATCCTCGATCCGATGCAGATCGAGAACGAGGACGGCACGATCTCGCAGCGGACCGACATCATCGTGTCGCTCAAGGCCGACGCGCCCCCCGGGCGCGCGCAGGCCATGGCGGTGATCCGCACCAACGAGCAGCGCCGCCGCATCGTCAACGTCGGCCTGACCGCGGAGGTCAAGGGCGACGTCGTCATCAGCCCCACGCGGATGCAGCTGGGCGTGCTGCGGGCCGGCGAGGGCGTGACCGAGACCATCGAGATCACCAACGCCAAGGGCCAGCCCTTCCGGGTCGTGGGCGTCGAGATGCACCCGCTGGATCCGGCGGGCCTCAACCCCTTCCCGATCGAGTACGAGATCGTGCCGGCCAACCCCGATCCCGCCGCCACCGAGGCCGACAAGGCCAAGCCCAGCGATGCCTACCGGCTGACGCTGCAGGTGCCGGCGCAGGAGGCCGGTGGTCGCGTACGGGGCAGCATCGTGATCCGCACCGACGTGGCACTCGAGGAAGAGATCAAGATGCCCTACGTCGGCCGCGTTCGGGCCGCCACGGGCCAGTAGCGGATGCGCTTCGTCGGCTGGGTCGCGATCATCGTGCTCGTGTCGCTGGGCGCGGCCGTCGCGCATTCGATGATCTGGGAGATCACGACCGATCCCGCCGCGGCCCTCGCCGAAGCGCGGGCGCAGGGCCGGGCCGCCGCGCGTCCGCCGGCCGGCGATGGCGCGTCGCAGCCGGGCGGCGACTCGGGCGGCGACTCGGGCAGCGAAGTGGCCGACCCCACGGATCCGATCGAGGGTGATCGGGTCGAGGGCGGTCCGGGACCGGCGGCGGACGTCGCGGGCGCCGACGGGGACGCCGACCTGCCCGACTACTACGTGTCGATCGCCCGCGCCCGCGAGTTGTGGGACGAGGGCTACGACTTCATCGATGCCCGGACCGACCGCGAGCGGGAGATCGGCTGGGTCGAGGGCTCGTACCAGCTCGAGACCCGCAACTTCATCGACGGCAGCGCGTTCGGGGTGCTCGCGGGGCTCTCGCCCGAGCTGCCCATCATCGTGTACTGCGACGGCGGCGAGTGCGACGCCTCCGAGAACGTGGCGCTGCGGCTGCAGCAGAACGGCTTCACCGACATCTACATCATGCACGAGGGCTTCCCGGCCTGGGCCGAGGCGGGTCACCCGGTGGAGATGCCGGAGGGCGGGCCGTGAGCGCGTGGCGGCGCTTCGACATCGGCCTCACGATGCTGGTGCGGGTGTTCCTCGCGGGCGTGTTTGGCTTTGCGGCGTACATGAAGCTGCAGAACCCGCAGGCGGCGCAGGCGTTCGCCGAGTCGATCAAGGCCTTCGGCATACTCGAGGAGGGGGCCCACGACCACGTGCTGCGGCTGTCGACCTTCGCGGTGCCGTGGACCGAGGCCATCTGCGCGGTGCTGCTGCTGATCGGCTTTAGGACCCGTGCGGCGGGATTCGTGCTGCTGGCGGCGATGGGCGTGTTCATCTGGGCGGTGGCCGACGTGCTGGCCGGCGGCCGGTCGGTGCAGTGCGGGTGCTTCGGAGACTTCAGCTGGCCCTGCGGCGACGTGGTGGGCAGCTGCCACCTGTGGCGGAACGGCGTGCTGGCGGCGCTGTGCCTGTTCGCGGTCGTGCGCGGCGGCGGGCCGGCGTCGATCGATGGGCTGCTCCACGGATCGGGCGGGAAGCCCGAGGACGACGCGGGGCCGGCCGGGGCGCCCGAGGCTCCGGATTTTGGGGACCGGCCCGCGCCGCCGCCGGCTCGCGCAGTCGAGGTGCCGCTGGCCCCGGCGAGCACGACCCCGCTATCATCTCCGCCCGCCGGGGATGACCCCGGTGGACGGCCCCGCTGGGATTAGCGCCCGCGGGATCCCGGACGCATCAAACCGTCGCGCCCCGCCACCGAGGCCGGGCGCCCAAGACCACGACGGAAGGACGAGCATGAGCAGGTTTTCTCGCTTCGGCGGCGGCCCCAACAAGAAGTCGGTCATCCACACCTCCGGCAAGGGCGTGACCTATGTCGACTGGAAGGACGTGGACAACCTCCGCCGGATGATGAGCCCCAACGGCAAGATCTACGGCCGCAAGCGGCTGAGCACGACCGCCAAGGAGCAGGCGATGATTGCCCAGGCGATCAAGCGGGCCCGCTTCATGGGCCTGCTGCCGTACACGTCGGCGACGCTGTAGGCCTCGTGGGCGAGGCGGCCGCCCCAACCAGAAACTACGCGGGTCTTCTCGAGGCGTGCGAACGCTTCGGTGGCGATCGCGATGCGCGGATGCAGCTGTTCGTCGATGCGGCCTGGGACGCCCTGCGCAACGCGGACGTCTCGTGGCTGGGCTTCTACATGCCCGATCCCAAAGATTGCACGCAGATGGTGCTGGGCCCGCGGCGGGACAAGCCGGCGTGCTCACCCATCGGGCTGCATGGCGCCTGCGGGCAGAGCTATGCGGAGCGGATGACGCTGGTCGTGACCGACGTCGCGAATCTGGGGGAGGGCTACGTCGCGTGCGACCCCCGGGACCTGGCCGAGCTAGTCATCCCCGTGCTGGACGATGCCGGCGAGGCCTGGGGCGTGCTGGACCTCGATAGCTTCTCGCGCGGCGTCTTCGGCGAGCGGGACGCGGCGGAGCTGCACCGCGCGCTTCGCTCCGCCGGGCTGACGCACGGCGGAGCGCCCGCGGTGCGCATCATCTAGCTGACGCGCGTGCCGGAATTCGCGTGCCTCTTGCCCTCAGAACTCGGGCTGGGCCTCGAAGTAGAGCAGCTCGTGCGTCCAGGGGTCCTGGAACTCCAGCGACCAAGCGTGCAGGCAGAGCCTGGGGTGCGCGGCGGGATCGCCGTACAGGGGATCGCCCAGGATGGGCACGCCCAGTCCGCGATGGTCGGCGGCGTGCACGCGGAGCTGGTGGCCCCGGCCGGTGACCGGCGTGAATTCGACGCGGGTGCGGCCGTTCTCGGTGCGTAGCACCCGGTAGCGGGTGACCGAGTCGCGACCGTCGTCGGCCACGATGTGCCGGGGGCGGTTGGGCCAGTCGATCCTGAGGGGCAGGTCGATGGTGCCGGCGTGGGAGGCCAGCTCGCCGTCGAGCAACGCGACGTATCGCTTGGTGACGCGACGGAACTCGAAGACCTTTGACATGGAGCGATGGGCGGCGGCGTCGAGGGCGACGACGATCAGGCCCGAGGTGTCCTGGTCGAGCCGATGGACCGTCATGGGGCCGTCGGCGCGGTGGTAGCGGGCCTTGACGCGGCTGCGGACGCAATCGGCCTTGTGCTCGCCGCGGCCCGGCACCGAGAGCAGGCCGGCCGGCTTGTCGACGACGACGAAGCGGCCCGTATCCCCGACAATCCGGATGTCGCGGGTGGGGGCGGGGCTGGCCGCGGGCGGGATGCTCGCCGGCGGCGCTGGGGCTTCCTCGGCTGCGGGCGGCGTCGCGGGTTCGTCGGGCACGCCTGACGATATACTCCCGCATGATTGCGACACGGTCTCAACGAGTGGTTCGGGCTTCGGGGCCGATCGCGGCTCTCTCGGCGATGTGCGGACTCGCGGCCGGGGCGTTGGCCCAACCGGGCCAGCCGGACGCGGCAACGGCCTCGGACTGGCGGGAGGCCGAGGCGGCGATCCTGACCGATCACGTGCAGTTGACCAGCCGCGAGATGTTCACCCGCGCGGGCGAGGCCTATTTCGATCCGTGGATGAATTGGCTCATCTTCCAGGCCACGCCCGTGCCCGATGCCGGCGAGTTGCCGAGCCCCCACTATGAGATGTTCGTGGCCGAGTTGGCCCGCGACGCCGGGGGCGCGATCACGGGCCTGGAGAAGCCGATCCGCGTCAGCACGGGGCTGAGCGCCAACACCTGCGGCTGGTTCCACCCGACGCAGCCCAACATGGTGCTGTTCGGCTCGACGATCGCGCCGCCGTCGGCGGACAAGGTTCCGGGCTATCAGCGCGGCACGGGCCGCTACGCATGGTCGTTCCCCAGCGAGATGGAGATCGTCAGCGGATCGCTCTCGTCGCCGATCGTCGAGGGCGAGGCGGACTTCGATGCGCGGCGGCCGGCGATCACGTCGATCGTCTTCGAGAAGCCGGGCTACACCGCCGAGGCGTCGTGGTCGCCCGATGGCCGCACCATCCTGTACGCGCAGGTGGACGACGAGAAGAGCGCGAAGATCGGTCGCCCGGACGCGGACCTCTGGTCGTACGACACCGAGACGGGCGCGCACTACCCCCTCGTGGTCGCCGAGGGCTACGACGGCGGTCCGTTCTTCTCGCCCGATGGCACGAAGATCTGCTATCGGTCGGACCGCGAGGGCACCAACCTGCTGCAGCTGTTCGTGGCCGAGCTGGAGCTGAACGAAGACGGCGTGCCCGTCGGCATCCGCCGCGAGACGCAGCTGACGGACAACCGGCACGTCAATTGGGCGCCGTTCTGGCATCCCGACGGCGACTTCCTGGTCTACGCATCGAGCCAGATCGGCCACCGCAACTACGAGGTGTTCGCCATCAGCGCCGAGGGCGGGGAGCCGGTGCGGGTGACCGAGGCACCCGGCGCCGACGTGCTGCCGGTGTTCAGCCCCGACGGCGAATACCTGCTGTGGACGGCGCAGCGGGGCCCGCTGGGCGAGGGCGATAGCCGGCCAACGAGCCAGGTGTGGATCGCTCGCGTGGACGCCGACGCCATCCGGGCACGCCTCCGGGCGACCGCAGAGGGCGGTACCGCCGACGATTAGCACGCGGGTGCGGGGGCTAGCCTCACGCCATGACGCCCGACACGACCAATGCGCTCCCGCAGGCCGCCAGCGTGCTCACGCATGGGCTGATCGACTACGCGGGGCTGTTTCCGCCCGCGTCGCTCGACATGCCGCCCGCCGCAGAGAACTACGCGCGGTACCTCCGCGGCGCAAACGCCGCGATGCTGGGGCGTCTGATCTGTCCGGCGGGCCGGCTCGATGAGCTGACCAAGCACGCCCAGATCCTGATGCCGGGCACCTACGCCACCAGCGGCTACCGCGAGATGGCGGAGCACGCCGACCCGTGGCGGATTAGCGCGATCGTGCCGCACAACGACGCGTCGCCGGTCGACGATTCGCTCGAGCACATCCGCGCGTTCAACCACCGGCACGAGGACGAGGACCAGGGGCTGGCAGTCGTCGACGCCATCGAGACGCCGGTGAAGGCGGTCGACGAGATCGATGCGTTGCTCGACGTCATCCCCGAGCAACTGCAGGTCGCCATCGAGGTGCCCGGGTCGGCCGACGACGGCGTCGACGTCCGCGGCTACGTGGCGGCGCTGGCGGGCACGGGGGCGGCCGCCAAGATCCGATGCGGCGGCGTGACGCCGGACCTGTTCCCCTCGGCGGCGCGGATCGTCGGCTTCATGATCGCCTGCCGCACCGCGGGCGTCGCCTTCAAGTGCACCGCGGGGCTGCACCACGCGCTGCCGGGCGCGTATCGCCTCACGTACGAGAACGGCAGCGCGACGGGCACGATGCACGGGTTCGTGAACGTGTTCACGGCCGCGGTGCTGATCGGCGCTCGCGCCATCGACGAGGCGGCGGCGATCGAGTTGCTGGGCGATCGCGACGCCGCGAGCTTCGTGGTGACCGACGGGGAATTGGGCTGGCGGAATCACCGCGTGCCTGTCGCGGTCGCGGCGGAGCAGCGCAGCCGTTTCGCGCTCGGCTACGGCTCGTGCTCGTTCGACGAGCCGACCGAGGAGCTGGCCGCGCTGCTGCGCGAGTCCTCTCGCTAGCCGCTAGCAGCCGCCGTCCTGGAAGAGGTTCTGGAACTCCAGGAAATCGAAGAGCGTGAGTGCGCCGTCGCCGTCGTAATCGACTTCCATCGAGCCGTCGTCGAACAGGTTGCTGAAGGCCAGGAAGTCGAAAAGGGTCAGCTCGCCATCGCGGTCGAGGTCGGGCGCGCAGGGCGGCCAGGCAATCTCGCCCCGTAGCACCCGTTGATCGATTTCCTCGGCGACGTCGACACTCCAGGCGCTGCGAAACGTCTGGTCGCGGTGGTTGAAGAGCACGACGATGCTCACGCCATTGCCCCGCTGCCACGCCACGGTATCGGTGCCGGGCAGCGAACCGCTGTGCGCCGTGAACCAGCTCGGGCCCTCGGACCCGGTGCGGCGGCGGCCCGAGATGGTGCCGAAGAGCACGCGGCTGTCTGCCAGGCGGAGGATGGCCTCGGCCGTCGCGATGAGACCGCCAACGGAGCGGGCGCCCTCGTGATTCCAGCCGCCGTAGGGCCAGCGAACGCGCTCGCCCGCTGGGTCGTAGACGTTGACGGCGAAGCCGATGTCCTCCTGGTCGTACCAGGGCTCCAGGGGGTTGTGATCGGCGGCGAAGGTGCGACCGACCTCGACCTGGCCCGGCACGCCGAGATCGGCAAACAGCCGCTCCACCGCGTCGCCGTACGCATCGCCGGTGACCTCCTCGATGATCAGGCCGAGTGCGAGGTAGCCGAGGTTCGAGTAGACGTAGCCGGTGCCCGGGCTGAACTGCAGCGGCTGGCCCAGGATCCATCGCATCATGTTGGTCGCGCCGGGCGGGCTGGGGATGCCCATCTCGCCGGCGATCTGGATGTCGCGGAACATGTGGTTGCCCGCGGCGGCCCGATCCCATCCGGCACGATGCTGCAACAGGTGGAACACGGCGATGTCCTCGAGGCGGCCGTCACCCAGCAAGGGGAACGGCTCGAGATCGAGGATGCCGCCGCCCGGCTGGCCGAGATCGAAGGCGTTGTCGGTCAGCGCGAGATCG
It contains:
- a CDS encoding rhodanese-like domain-containing protein encodes the protein MRFVGWVAIIVLVSLGAAVAHSMIWEITTDPAAALAEARAQGRAAARPPAGDGASQPGGDSGGDSGSEVADPTDPIEGDRVEGGPGPAADVAGADGDADLPDYYVSIARARELWDEGYDFIDARTDREREIGWVEGSYQLETRNFIDGSAFGVLAGLSPELPIIVYCDGGECDASENVALRLQQNGFTDIYIMHEGFPAWAEAGHPVEMPEGGP
- a CDS encoding MauE/DoxX family redox-associated membrane protein, with amino-acid sequence MSAWRRFDIGLTMLVRVFLAGVFGFAAYMKLQNPQAAQAFAESIKAFGILEEGAHDHVLRLSTFAVPWTEAICAVLLLIGFRTRAAGFVLLAAMGVFIWAVADVLAGGRSVQCGCFGDFSWPCGDVVGSCHLWRNGVLAALCLFAVVRGGGPASIDGLLHGSGGKPEDDAGPAGAPEAPDFGDRPAPPPARAVEVPLAPASTTPLSSPPAGDDPGGRPRWD
- the rpsR gene encoding 30S ribosomal protein S18; this encodes MSRFSRFGGGPNKKSVIHTSGKGVTYVDWKDVDNLRRMMSPNGKIYGRKRLSTTAKEQAMIAQAIKRARFMGLLPYTSATL
- a CDS encoding GAF domain-containing protein; translation: MGEAAAPTRNYAGLLEACERFGGDRDARMQLFVDAAWDALRNADVSWLGFYMPDPKDCTQMVLGPRRDKPACSPIGLHGACGQSYAERMTLVVTDVANLGEGYVACDPRDLAELVIPVLDDAGEAWGVLDLDSFSRGVFGERDAAELHRALRSAGLTHGGAPAVRII
- a CDS encoding RluA family pseudouridine synthase, with translation MPDEPATPPAAEEAPAPPASIPPAASPAPTRDIRIVGDTGRFVVVDKPAGLLSVPGRGEHKADCVRSRVKARYHRADGPMTVHRLDQDTSGLIVVALDAAAHRSMSKVFEFRRVTKRYVALLDGELASHAGTIDLPLRIDWPNRPRHIVADDGRDSVTRYRVLRTENGRTRVEFTPVTGRGHQLRVHAADHRGLGVPILGDPLYGDPAAHPRLCLHAWSLEFQDPWTHELLYFEAQPEF
- a CDS encoding serine hydrolase domain-containing protein, with amino-acid sequence MHRIALALAALGLASGPAAAQDLPIRGRAIPELTQLDQLMRDTMDANGITAGVLGVRFEGRTVYMRSFGWQDRDRTTPLPHDAMLRLASVTKPITASIIDDLVRDGDLALTDNAFDLGQPGGGILDLEPFPLLGDGRLEDIAVFHLLQHRAGWDRAAAGNHMFRDIQIAGEMGIPSPPGATNMMRWILGQPLQFSPGTGYVYSNLGYLALGLIIEEVTGDAYGDAVERLFADLGVPGQVEVGRTFAADHNPLEPWYDQEDIGFAVNVYDPAGERVRWPYGGWNHEGARSVGGLIATAEAILRLADSRVLFGTISGRRRTGSEGPSWFTAHSGSLPGTDTVAWQRGNGVSIVVLFNHRDQTFRSAWSVDVAEEIDQRVLRGEIAWPPCAPDLDRDGELTLFDFLAFSNLFDDGSMEVDYDGDGALTLFDFLEFQNLFQDGGC